CTGGCGTCAAGCTGCATACCCTCCTGGACCTGCGGACCGACCTGCCGACCTTTGCCTGTATCACCCCACGCCGGATCCACGACGTGCAGCTCCTCGACCGCTTGCCCTGGCAGCCGGGGGCCATCTACGTCCTCGACCGTGGCTACCTCGACTTCGCCCGCCTGTACCGGATACATCGCGCGGCGGCCTTCTTCATCATCCGGGCCCGGCGCGATCTGCGCTACTACCGCCACGACTCCGTGAAGGTGAACAAAGCCACCGGCCTGCGCGCCGACCAGACGGTCTCGCTAGTCAGCTATTATCCCCGCCACACCTATCTCGAACCGCTCCGCCGCATCTCCTTCCGCGATCCCGTCACCGGCAACGGGCTGGTCTTCCTGACCAACCACACGACGTTGCCGGCGCTGACCATCACCGAACTCTACCGCGGCCGCTGGCGGGTCGAACTCTTCTTCAAATGGATCAAGTCCCATCTGCGGATCAAGGCGTTCTATGGCACGTCTGCCAATGCCGTCCAGACCCAGTTGTGGATCGCCATCTGCGCGTATGTGCTAGTAGCCATCGCCCGGCATGTGCTGCAGGTGAACCGC
This DNA window, taken from Acidobacteriota bacterium, encodes the following:
- a CDS encoding IS4 family transposase; the encoded protein is MNTGQTVFAQLLDLIPTYEFRKCVHRYHGNRGVKHFTCWDQFLCMLYAQLTGRESLRSLEVCLHSVRTHLYHCGIRSPMSRSNLAHANEQRDWRIYADFAQVLIQQAVRLYGEREYLPGLQQAVYAFDSTTIELCRALFPWARFGRQAAGVKLHTLLDLRTDLPTFACITPRRIHDVQLLDRLPWQPGAIYVLDRGYLDFARLYRIHRAAAFFIIRARRDLRYYRHDSVKVNKATGLRADQTVSLVSYYPRHTYLEPLRRISFRDPVTGNGLVFLTNHTTLPALTITELYRGRWRVELFFKWIKSHLRIKAFYGTSANAVQTQLWIAICAYVLVAIARHVLQVNRSHYTILHILEVTLTEKRPLYQVLTESADLMPPRGAANQKNLFEIF